The genomic segment GAATTCCTAACAATATctagcaaaaaaataaagtaagaCTGCAGTCTTGCCATAGAATCCATGCTGATAGCACACTTTACTTTCACATGGGCTTATGAAttactttttgtttcattacagtgaTTTGAACCCTTCAATCAGCATTGCCGATATTTTCCGTATTTTGTTTACAGGGTTAATCTGCCTCGTCGCCTTCACCATCTCCCTCATCTTCACATTGGGCTCCGGAAACTACTGGCTGGAGATTTTCAACAACTATGTGGGCTCCATGCCTCTGCTCATCATAGCCTTCTTTGAGATCATCACAGTGGTGTACATCTATGGAATAAACAGGTGATATTGTCATTCATGGCATCATTACACTAATACACAGCACATGTGTGTGATGTCACTAAGTGTTTCCATTGGCCCGCAGGTTTAACGATGACATTGAGTGGATGTCAGGACGGAGACCGAACATCTACTGGCAGGCGACGTGGCGTTTTATCAGCCCCCTCTTGCTTTTGGTCGTTTCTGTGGCTTACGTTGTGATGCAGGCTGAGAAATCGCCAACGTACAGCACCTGGAACCCAGATTACGTAAGAGCCATATCTTCACATCCCTCTCTAGAGTCTATTAAATCTGCCACATAGTCAAAACATTGACTTTCCATTCTATTACCCTCTACAGATGTACTTCCCCCTTGCTGAAGTTTTGCCCTATCCTGGATGGGTTGTTGCTATCTGTGGGCTCCTATCTGCCATTCCTGTCATCTCCATCCCTCTCGTGGCTCTCTACAGATTCGTAGGCTTCTTGAAGAATTACATCAAGACGAGGCATAATCAAAATCCGTATGCAAATGAAGTTTCCAATGGGGACTTGTAAATGGAAATGTTAAGCTGCTTTATCTGATCATGATCACCAGTGGTGCTGTCATTTAATAACTTCTTATTGTGTATATTCATGGGGAAACAGAAAGATTTTACTGAgtagtttgatgttttttccccccatcttTTATATTAAACTGACATTTAGTATAAACTACAATATGATCACTAGTACAGCATTCTGGAAGTTGCAGCTATAATTTCAGTTACTTCCCAAATGAAATCATTAATTTGGTCTTAATTTAGTGTGTTCATACAGGTATGAAAAACGCAGACAGCGTCAGCCGGATCAAATCAATGCAGGACAATATCCCTGAGAAGAATACGAATCACCACCGGCTGGAACTGAATGTCACAGTTGTGCTGTTATTTGATTAAAAGAAGACAACAGTTAATTTCCGGTGTTGATGTTTTGAATGGGAACAAGTGGAGCGTGATGGATAAGCTGTCCGAATGGTTTGTGATAAGcaaattattcattttgatttttcagttaagaacattaataaaaatatctgtACAAGCAACACCATGCGAGGAAAGCTGTATTCATTCCAGTAATTTATCAATACTATCCTGTAAATCACGCTCACACCTGCCTGAGGACAGCTTTCGCTCTCTGATATTCATGTGCTTTCTCTTACCtgcaaatgtaaatgtaaagacTGGATGCATGAGGTGTCCtttatgtcactttttttttttgcacatcaaCAGTGCATGTGGGTGTGTGAGAGTAGTCGGactgtgcttgtgtgtgcgtgtgcgagtgtgtgcgcGCTCACTGAccaagtgtgcatgtgtgtatttttgagtcatttgagtCCGTTACGCAGTTGTCCTTTTTGTGGTGTGGGTGGACGCTGATATTGTCCCCCAGAGGGTCACGTGCTTTGGAATATGCTGGCTGCCTTTGTTGCCTCTCTGCCTGTTCTGCTTTTCTGGCACTTTCATACAATGGTGCACTTGAACACTGTGATGTTATTAAGCCTTTCAAACTACTACAGCTTGAATTCCAGCTCTCAGGAAAGACTAGCATCCTAATGTAGGATACATGGCACAAGATACACCGTCGAGGAACAACAGCGAGGACTGAGTGCAACATCCGAACCAAGGTGACTACTGACCCTGCACTGACCTATGAGCACTTTAATTAGTGAGAGACTGCATTTGTAGAGCTTTGCAAGGCAACTACCACATGCTAGCTTCAGTTTTAGTATATCTACAGCTGCATATGTTTTCCTGTAACTCTCAGCTTGAAAATCtctcttgatttttttatggTTCTTCtaaattcaagaaaaaaatccGATGTGAGTGATGTGCAGGAAATTAGATGTGGCACACTTACTAATACAGTGTTGCAAATATGCCGGAGAGGCACCAATAGTTTATTGAGGTCAAGGTCAAGTTCAAGTTGGGGGCAACTTGTTGTTGAATTAATCTGTAGGCCAGAAAAACAAGTTATTTAACAACTTGTATCAatattgctgcattcatttttggttttggtgTGTCAATGCTTTAATAACTTGTAATCTCTAAAGTGGTCCTCACATTCTTGTGGTCATTCAGAAGAAAGTAGGAAAACAACTTAAGCTGTCTTCCAAAGCCTCTAAATGATGCCGTTACCTACAGCATTTGAATAAGAACAGAATATGTGAGCAAAGTTCAACGCTTTTTTCACCTTCAACCCTTCTCCAGGCAATGTCCCAGCGAGCAGATGCCTCCCAGTGTGGCGGGGTCGTGGTCGAGTTTGAGTCTGACGACATCAGGGATGCAAGAGCTGATAAAGATAGGAGTATACCAGGTGAAGTCGACTTTCAATCCAACTGGAAGCTTTGAAATGTGTTAGCAGCATGTGCTACTTGTGCTCATTATTTGATTCTCATGCGTTTCCTTGTAAGGTTCAGCTCTTATCTACCTCAAGGGTCCCAAGTTTCTCATCTATGTCAGTGGAGCGTTGTCAATGTGGGTAAGAATCTTTTCCTGAAGAAACAGATAAGACATcgacactttaaaaaaacagcaaggtAGTCTGCTTGGTGCAAACTGTGTAACAGCATACCGGCAGCACATTGCAAAGCAGCACGTAATGACGGCTTTCTGTCTTGTGTTAATCAGGGCGACCGCATGTGGCACTTTGCAATCTCTGTGTTCCTGATTGAGCTGTACGGTCACAACCTGCTGCTGACTGCGGTGTTTGGACTGGTAGTGGCTGGGTCAGTGCTCCTGCTTGGAGCTTTGATTGGAGACTGGGTTGATCGCAATCCCAGGAATAAAGGTATGCACAACAATTTCACACCCATTTGGAAATTTCAGCATGCAGGGCATCACAGAGCAGCGATACAGATCAGTGGATTTCAATCTTGCACCAAGAAATTTGCTGGTTTCCTTTCCCGTTAGGTGGTGAATTGCATTCACTCGATGTCTCAAGTGTAAATCAGTCCCTGATTTCATAGTTAGAATCAACCAGCAGAACTCGAGGCACAAGGTTCACAGCCACTGACTCATATATGTCACAGCTAGCagtcatttttacagaaaatggaGTGTTTCTTAAAGTCTGACACTGTTTTCTCCATCTTCTGTTTTAGTTGCACATGCGTCTCTTTTCATTCAGAACATCTCAGTGACAGTGTGTAGCATTGTGCTCATGTTGGTGTTCTCATACAAACAAAGGATTGAACAGATCTGGGATGGATGGCTTACTGTGAGTAGACACTACATGTTTGCTACAAACATGCTGATCACATTTCATGACTTGGTTACGATGTTTATCACCATTAACCCACAGAGGAGTTATTGCTGTTGTGGTTCCCTACTGTCACGTGTCCCTGCTTGTCTCTGCTTCTGAGTTTGTGGCTTACTCTGTGCTGTCATAGTAACATGTTGCATCGCAAAACTCACACAAGGTGGTTTGTTATACGGTGGTGATCGTCCTGGCAGATGTGGCAAACCTTGCAAGCACAGCACTGACCATCGCCATTCAGAGGGACTGGATTGTGGTTATCACAGGCTACAACAGAGGTCACCTGGCTGGTGAGGACATTCACTCTCTGTAAATGAACATAGAGGAATTCTTTAGGTCTAAAAATGTTCTGAGAAAATTTTCCAAATCTCTAGTAATGATTTCATCTCAAGGTTTTTCTTTAGTTGCCTAATGCTGTTCTGAAAGACAGGATAAAATTCACATTCAGGATAAAATTCACATTCtaaaaaggttttaaaacatttgaagaATGTTGCACTCTCTCTGTGCCATGATGTTACATTATGGGAATGTTTTATGGAAGAACGTTCCAtcccaaaaacattttcagagcaTTGCAATCAAACTGTTAAACTTTACTTAATctgtcacattacaggaacctttttttttttaaaatcaaaaaacaacaacattccgtattttgtattttttacattttgtatttttttatcataCAACCGGACAACATCTTCCAAATATCCTCTGAATGTCCCAGTGAAACATTTAACCTCATGGGAACATAATGTGAAATGAGAAATATACTTAAAGGGCTCTTTAAACATTAGAATAATAACATGTTTTTGTTAGCCGACATGGTGGTAGGATGTGTATCATAGGGTTGCATTACtgttttgcaagaaaaaaaaaacttgaattacagaaaatacaagACATTTATATTCGTCTGTGCTTTTGCTTAAAGTCCCCCAGTGGACACACACTAACCTTTGTGTGTTTGATCCAAACAAAAGGAATGAATGCAACCATGAGGCGGATAGATCAGGTGACTAACATCCTGGCCCCACTAGCAGTGGGACAGGTCATGACCCTGGCCTCCAATGTAGTTGGCTGTGGCTTCATCCTGGGCTGGAACCTGGTGTCCCTCATTGTGGAGTTCTTCTTCTTGTCCCGGGTTTATCGCATCGTCCCTGCTCTGTCAGTCAAACCCCCGGTGGTGGACGTGGATCAGACGTACCTGCAGAAGATCGAGAGGAGAAGGTCACAAGGTATGGGCCGGTCACTAGGTTTGTTGTTTACAGTTTCTCACTTTCCTGTGTAAAGCTAGATTTTTACAATAGAAAGCTACAGcatttacagaaaatgtgtttaatcCATTCTTTTAACAGTGAGATCAAATGCTAACAACCCTTGCATATAGTTGGCAGAGAAGATATACAGCAGCTGCTACATTTAACAGCTGGTGATTATGCAATAATGGCCAGAACCTGTATACAGTGCACTAGGAGATGCTCAGTGTTACTGGTAGGTTTGAGCAGAAAGCATTATTAACCTTATGAACCTCCAGCAGTTTTTGAGcttttgctgctgttgtcatCGTtgtactcactgtgggttcatttcatttcccactgcaatataaagtcctgcacctttatgaaaacagcaaaaccatTGCTAGAAATAGAGAGAGTCGGAAATGTCTTTTAAGTAGTATggcacagttataatgccataaatcataaaaaagtaaagttgaattgttttaattgttttgtaatttattttttgtaaattgcatttttttaagtgATCGCAGGTGTTAcctatatatatagtatatgataatatttaattttcaaactaGGTTGAAGATTTTtagtgcaaatggtttatttttgtatacATTGaggattttttaataaatataattttccCAATGGATCGGCTGATCTCAAATGAATAATTAATCCATTTCTATTAGAACTGTctgactgtctgaaagttgaaaatctagTTGGTTcaaataaatgctgtaattttgtcttttttaaaaaaaaaagataacatgcctttcaaacctgtcagAGAGTTTTGGGCTTCAGTGGGTTATGAATAATCATAGGGTGAGATTTGAACCAAAAGATTTTCATGTAGATTAAAGGTTATCGTGGAGAATTTGCACAAAATAATATGACAACTTAAGAAGCATTTCTTGAGTTTTAAAATCCTGCAATTAGCAGCACACTAGGCCTAATAAATCCTGTAAGtcgtaatactacaatataaaATGCTGGACAATCAAATTAAAAGCACTACCagcaaaatagaaaaacatcAACCCCTAAAGCTTCCCTATAGCATACATTATTTTAAAGTCCACATGGTCAGCATCCATTTACAGCTTGTGTAGGTCAGTGTAGAAGGACTGTATCTGACCGATGATGTGCAGTCTGATATGACTTGGAACAGGAAGGCTGCAGAAAACCAGCTGAGGATTAGGCCTGTGGAATTAATGAACAGAAGTGATGGATGCCATTCCTCTGTCTCATTAGGGGAAAGCAGTGTTGCACCACCTCAGCCTCTGACGGAGGGCAACTGCAACTCCAGAGTGCACCTGAAAGAAATCACCAACCTGCCACTGTGTTTCCGGAGGTTTCGCTGGCTGGTGAGCACCTGTAAAGACGGCTGGAGGGCCTACTATCGCCAGCCTGTCTTCCTGGCAGGAATGGGCCTGGCTTTCCTTTACACCACAGTCCTGGGGTTCGACTGCATCACCACCGGCTATGCCTACACTCAGGGCATAAGCGGATCCCTCCTCAGTCTGCTGATGGGCGTATCAGCTATCACAGGGTTGATGGGCACCGTGATGTTCACCAGACTCAGGAAGACCTATGGCCTGGTTAACACAGGCATCATCTCCAGCTGCCTCCACCTGGGCTgcttgctgctgtgtgtgtgctcgGTGTTTGCCCCCGGCAGCCCTATGGATCTTAGCTTGCTGATGCCCTACATTACCTCCAACTCCTCCGCTGAGCTCGACGGGATGGCAGGCCAAAGGCAAAAACACACTTATCCTCTGACGGGAGGCAGCAATCAGCCACTGCTGCCCGACCGCTCCTCCATCCACTGGACCAACAACACTGTGCTGTTTGACAATGTGCCGTCTGGCACAGCACCAGAGTCCTACATCTCCATTATCCTGCTGTTCTTGGGTGTCATCACAGCACGCATTGGTGAGTAGACAAACTCAATGGACACTAAAACCTAAATCATACACGTGTTGATATACAAACTATGGGGTACTGTCAGCTGTAGAGACTGACCATTGCATTAGGATGGCACAGTGTGTTAAGAATATAGTTCTAACTATGTTATTCAAAGAGATATTAACACTTTTTcagaccattttaaaaatgtagctgTTATATATCAACCACAGCACTGCTCAATACagtaattttggcattttatcCTCTCAATAACTGGCCACAGTAGAGTTCAATCTTCAGTATCCATTATAGTATGCATCATGACCATTTGACTACCAGAGGGCCTTACAATGACActatttcttaatttttttaggGTAACCAATGTTAGTATCTAGTACTGGTATTTAAGCCAGGCTTTAGTTAGTCTCGCATAACCAGACTATTCTCCAGTGCTGACGTAGcgctgtgtagaatggtctggctaCACCTCATTACTATGATAAAAGCTCTCATGTTAATATATCTttaaaacaatcacaatcaTCTTGGAGAGGCTAAGAAGGGAACACACTCACCATGTTCACTCAAAATGATGCTAGAGGAAGTGTTTTGGTTTAGCATTTGCATGTAGTGCAAtgagcactgtcattaaaatggatgtTCCATTCAAGAAATAACAACATACCAGGACTGCACCATCCAAGTCATctgcaaaacttgaaattttaagCAACTAGGTTGCTACCTGGAGGTTGTTGTATTCTGTAATGAAATGGATTTTCAAAAGGTCACTTGCAGATAGTAGAAGACTTGCATCCGGTGAGTCAGAATACTACGCATAGCCAGAGCATTCTCTAGTGCTGAGGCAgtgctgtgtagaatggtctggtTTCACCTCCTTATCATTGTGGCATatgatctaaaaataaataaataaattctggcacgtttgtatttctttaaaccaatcacaaggGTGGACCTGAGAAGAGCATACACCGACAGTTTTCACTCAGACTCGAAgggggaattgttttggtgcaaTACTTGCATGCTGGGAGGCAATCATTTACAGGGAAAACTTGCAGGGCTGCTTTTCTGTACCTTTGCCCTGAAGTGTTCATCCTACAGGTTGCTGCCCAgaggttgttgtttcctgtagtgaaAGGGATTTTGAAAATAGTAACACGTAGATAGCAGGGCAGGAAAAGGTCACTTAAATGGCACGCTTATAACTGCAGTCTGCATCCAGGGAGTCACACTTTGCTCTAGTTAACTGTTCCCATCAATTCTAGTTTAACCAGATGAATGAATGACTATTGGCTTTAAGTACTGGTTGATTAAATGGCCAGGTTAACTCCTGTGACATCTGTGTTTCAGGTCTTTGGTCCTTCGACCTGACCGTGACCCAGCTgctccaggagaacatctgtGAGTCAGAGAGAGGAGTGGTTAACGGAGTCCAGAGCTCCATGAATTACCTGATGGACCTGCTTCACTTCATCATGGTGATCTCCGCTCCACAGCCACAGCACTTTGGCATCCTAGTCATCATCTCTGTGTTATTCATCACCACTGGACACACAATGTACTTTTTGTACGCACACAAAGCCAAGAGAAAACGCCGCCTCGACACATAAGGAGCAGATACAACTTCCACAACCATGCATGAGATGCTCACCGGCACTGAATCCACTCTGCACCTCTGAAATGAATGTCTCCCTCCTGTTCCTCCAGCAGTCTTATTGCAACACTCTGCTCCTGACTTAGCCATTCATTTCAGCACAACACAGCAAGTGCCTGCCCCACCTCGGTTGCTTTCTCCCTGCAGGGCCACTCGCCTACAGCAGCAAACAAGAACTCAGGTGAAGCAGAGTGGGAGACAAGCTCTCCCTTCATGTACATAAGTTGAGGTGGCTACAATAAATGCAGCAATGATACCTCCAGGGGAAATGTCCTTATCTAGCATGCAAAGGGACACAAAGGTAATGGCTAAGGCACCAGCACATGCCTTTGCAAGCTCTGCAGAATGACTGCATAACTTTCAACTTACACAGCTTTTTAGGTGggagggtggatggatggagagatttTTCTAACCTTCACTCAGATGATACATGCACATACAGACGAGACTTTGACAAGTGGCATTGATGTTACTGATCCGTCCACTTGGAAATATTCCAGGATGTCCAGAAAGGAACATAAAGGGAACTAGATGTaagattgtttgatttttaaaaaaaaatctgaaaggcAGCCCCCCTTTTAATGGACAGAAGTGAAAGTATTTCCTTCCCctggtttgtttctgtgtggatGAATCAAGCAAACATTTGCCTTTCTTTAATGCATGTAAACCTTATAGCTTATGAGTTATAACAACGAAAATATCATCACATCATGTCATGTATTTTAGTCAGACTTTAATACAAACTATTTTATTCTTATTGCTTGTGTAGTTAGCTTACAAAAAATTTCCATACTTTCCTATATAAAGAGTGATATTAATAGTTTTATAGAAATCCAAGTGGAAACCAATCTTCATTTTGTGACATGTTTGAAATCAGTGATAGCTACATGTTGATCTATGCTACTGGCAGTATTCTTTCACACTTTGCTTCATTCTTTTGTAGTTCTGATGAACTAAACATTACCTTACCTcaacaaagaacagaaacactgaatacAACCTGGGAATTACTCTCAACTACTGTATGTTTTCATATCTCAGTCATGTACAGTAGAAATAACATCAAAGTTGAACCTTTTGTCATACAACCAGCATCACATCTCaatatatttgtattattttcctgTGAAATTTCTATATTGTATGTTGTCCTCATTTTTAAGACTGATATTTATGATAATAAAGATGACTGAAGAGGAACTTTGGCCTCAAGTATTAGACAAATAAACATGTGTAATGCAAAATAAAGAGCTTCGCATCTTACACAAGATGGGTTTCATTTGAAAGTAATGCATGTAAATACAGTGCAAAATGTAATTAGTGATACTAAAAATGCATTTGACCACATTCAGTCATAGACAGATACTTAAATAAGGTCACTAATTCAACCTTGACAAGTTCACATCAGTACTGGAATCCTTCCAATTAAATGGACAGCCATGTGGTTTGCTATCTGTCCCTTATGGAGTCTGCATATTCAGTGTGTGTATTTATAGAATCCTGCCATGTAATTTCCAAGCAGTTACTCCAGATTTTGATAACAGGTTCCTtcaaaaaaccttgagcagacaGTCCAACTGCTTAAAAGCTTATATAACTTGGGCTGTAGCAGGTTGTCATATGCAGAATTAATTCATTATCAGTCAGAATCAAGATGTAGCACCAACTAAATTGtacaagagaaagaagaagaaatactcTGCAAAAAAGATATTAAACATTTCCACATGAATACTGTGGTATTGCTACACAATGCATTGTTTCAGCATTCACATCAGGCAAATCCACTCAGACTCTAGTTTTTTCATATCCATGAGAAGTCTGTCTGTTATAATTTCCTCAGATTTAAGGATTCTTAGTTACagtggctttaaaaaaatgtaattctttACAAGATGTGGAATTTACTGACATGCAAATTCCACGTGTCCACAGCAAAATGAGCAATGAACAAGATATGAACACCAAAAAGAAGAATTTAGTTGCAAAATCAAACCTGCTAACTATATGGAAATTTAACATAAGAGAAtatgttgaccaaaaacaggGCAGCATCTGCTGCCACTACACAAGACAACAGaagtcatttatttcattgtctAAATCAGCACTACAGAGCTGTGCATAACGAGtgcaaagccagatctgaatgcCATCCAAAGCAAAAAATTCTTTTGAATGCGTTTGCCAGTGTTATGCCATATGGGAGATTATAAATCgccttttttcagctttttagaCAGTTTTGTTAGAGTCTTTTCCCcagtaaaatcaccacaataatTCTAGTAGCCTTTTCCAAATAATTATGTTGAAATTCCCCAAATTCTCTcatattacagaaaaacaaaacattgcaaTGTCAGTTTTTGCCCAATATCGTGCAGCTCCATGTTGAAGACAAACATCTCACGACCATGGGTAATACAACAGCTATATGCAAATGCAATGACATTTGGTGGCCAGAAGAGGTCAATGTCACATTAAGTGCTCATCACCAAGCTGCCATCCAGTAGAAATGAGACGATACACATGCAACACAACCCTAACGTCGTCAATGATGATGTGACGATCGTTAAGAGGGAGGCAATTAAGGACATTAGCGTaaagaggaaatgaaaacacacaagagTGATGTTACATGGCAACCATCTACAGTCCAGAGTTTTCAAGAGGGAAAAGCATCCAGGATTGAAAGAAATAGAAATCCAGTCAGCACTCAAGATTATCTGCAAAGTCCAATATCACCATGATGCAAGTGAATAATAATCCAGTGCAGAAATATAAACAGAAGAGCAAGGTAACACTGGTATCTGCAAAATTTGCCACCATGCAGTCAGGTTTTCAGTATGACCACCATTAGTTCCAGCAGAACAGTACATTTGGGTTTAAATGGCTATTGGAAACCTTTATTTTGTACATCATTTCCATTCCATGATGATGG from the Acanthochromis polyacanthus isolate Apoly-LR-REF ecotype Palm Island chromosome 12, KAUST_Apoly_ChrSc, whole genome shotgun sequence genome contains:
- the si:ch211-254p10.2 gene encoding solute carrier family 40 member 1, which translates into the protein MSQRADASQCGGVVVEFESDDIRDARADKDRSIPGSALIYLKGPKFLIYVSGALSMWGDRMWHFAISVFLIELYGHNLLLTAVFGLVVAGSVLLLGALIGDWVDRNPRNKVAHASLFIQNISVTVCSIVLMLVFSYKQRIEQIWDGWLTVVCYTVVIVLADVANLASTALTIAIQRDWIVVITGYNRGHLAGMNATMRRIDQVTNILAPLAVGQVMTLASNVVGCGFILGWNLVSLIVEFFFLSRVYRIVPALSVKPPVVDVDQTYLQKIERRRSQGMGRSVAPPQPLTEGNCNSRVHLKEITNLPLCFRRFRWLVSTCKDGWRAYYRQPVFLAGMGLAFLYTTVLGFDCITTGYAYTQGISGSLLSLLMGVSAITGLMGTVMFTRLRKTYGLVNTGIISSCLHLGCLLLCVCSVFAPGSPMDLSLLMPYITSNSSAELDGMAGQRQKHTYPLTGGSNQPLLPDRSSIHWTNNTVLFDNVPSGTAPESYISIILLFLGVITARIGLWSFDLTVTQLLQENICESERGVVNGVQSSMNYLMDLLHFIMVISAPQPQHFGILVIISVLFITTGHTMYFLYAHKAKRKRRLDT